A part of Solibacillus sp. FSL H8-0538 genomic DNA contains:
- the yunB gene encoding sporulation protein YunB produces MFSRRKKGMRFNRVKRRKSNWAVLLFVSLLIMVVASLYIINIRLMPTYLQYAEVQTYKVASSVVSKAIDSRTSRVLNVNDIIVDLPSQSTDMITTKFNTEIINQVRAETQTLVKEYLEQAENGDLTHLPNLENVEYDVGRMEAGDGIVFFVPLGQAANIPIIGNLGPKIPIRFHIIGNVTSNVESSVTEFGINNAKVEVNILLKVNVQIIVPFASSSATVEQRIPVAIGLIRGTVPHIYTNGGEGVQPSLEVPVPYE; encoded by the coding sequence ATCAAACTGGGCTGTTCTACTTTTTGTGAGCTTGTTAATAATGGTTGTTGCTAGTTTATATATTATTAATATACGACTGATGCCAACGTATTTACAATATGCCGAGGTACAAACATATAAGGTAGCCTCATCTGTAGTAAGTAAGGCCATAGATTCAAGAACATCTCGTGTACTCAACGTGAATGATATTATTGTGGACCTTCCATCCCAATCAACCGATATGATTACGACTAAGTTTAACACTGAAATAATAAACCAAGTGCGTGCGGAAACACAAACACTCGTAAAAGAATATTTAGAGCAGGCAGAAAACGGCGATTTAACCCATTTACCGAACTTGGAAAATGTTGAATATGATGTAGGCAGAATGGAAGCTGGAGATGGAATTGTATTTTTTGTCCCGCTTGGTCAGGCAGCCAATATACCTATTATCGGTAATTTAGGACCGAAAATTCCGATTCGCTTTCATATTATAGGGAATGTTACTAGTAATGTTGAATCTTCCGTTACGGAATTTGGTATAAATAACGCCAAAGTAGAGGTTAATATCCTTCTTAAAGTAAATGTCCAAATTATTGTTCCTTTTGCAAGCAGTTCGGCGACAGTAGAGCAACGTATCCCAGTGGCAATCGGATTAATACGAGGAACTGTCCCACATATTTATACTAATGGTGGTGAAGGCGTGCAACCTTCGTTAGAAGTACCAGTTCCATATGAATAG